From the genome of Solanum dulcamara chromosome 12, daSolDulc1.2, whole genome shotgun sequence:
GTGTGCAACTGAAAGGGGTGCAAATTTACTCTAGCCATGGTAAGTGTGGGAGGGATTTTTCGCTCGATTGTACATTCTTTAGAGTACCCTAAGATTCACAAGTCAGCAATAGATGATTGAGTGTTACAAGTAGAGAATCATTTGTACAAGATTCTCTATTAGTCTGTGTATTATATACGAGATTTTCCCTTTTCAGTCAACAACTACGACTCAATCTCAAACTAATTGGGGTTGGTTATATGAATCTTCTTAATTTATTACACCTTACTCGGACCAGctcttatttcattttcttccaatCAAACAAAATACCTTACTTCGTCAATACTTAtccgaaaaaaaatatttacttaatAAACGAAAAAAATTATTGTGCAAGTTACTTAGTTACTTCTAATTGTAAGTGGTTTTGACGTGTcatcaaaatgatgaaaaaaataaagtcaCCTTTAGACCATACCTTGAGCAAGTGTCAGTATATTTCAGAAGGTTTGAGGTTTATATTTACaaattgaaaattgatgatAGCTTCCAATTTTTACCTGTATTGTCTTTGGTGGATAGGTATGCTGCAATACTTGAGGATCTAAAAAAAGATCCTGAAAGTCATGGAGGGCCTCCTGATTGCATTGTAAGCTCAACCATATTAAGCTAGCAATTGTTGACTCTTTAAGTTTCCTGATAACTTCTTTTTTCTACGAAGCTAAAGCCCTTTCTCCTTTGTTTTCTTTCAGCTTCTTTGTCGCCTTAGAGAGCAAGTGCTTAGGGAAGTGGGGTTCAGAGATATATTTAAAAAAGTCAAGGTTAGTATCATTTCTCCAATATTAAATTCCTCAAGTTACTCTCCTGTTAGCAAGTGGTCAAAGAAGTAACCCTAAGGAAATGAAGAGTTCTATGAAAATCTCTAATATGAAATTTCATTGATTACCTATGGTCAAGAATAAAATAGTTGAGGGAAAGATattacaataataaaaaaaaggactGGCATTGCATCTGCTGTGCAGACATGCTTCTGGGTGTCTGCTTATGGATGTTGACATACCTTAAGAAGCATGTCTGCATATGGATGTTGACATACCTTAAAATAAACAATCCCACTTCTTTAAAGATCATCAATTGTTTTCTGCTCCTTATCATGCAACATTAGAAATTAGTATCAGATTTTTACTTTGTTACATTGTTGGGTGTATTAAAATCTGCTAGGATGAAGAAAACGCGAAGGCTATATCGTTATTTAAGGATGTAGTGTGTCTTAATGACGCTATTGAGGATGAAGCCAAGCGTGTAGAGAATTTGGTCAGAGGAATTTTCGCAGGAAATATATTTGATCTTGGCTCCGCAAAGGTAAACCACGCTTTTTGATCCATGACTTAATGAAGTCCATTAATATTCTGAACCATTATTTCATTTGGATTGTATATTTACCCTGGCAGTAATTCAAGTTATGGCAACTAAACTTTTTCAATCAACTGCTTTGGTTTATCCTATAGCACTTTTGACAATATAGATCCAATGCAATGCCCAAATTATCTAGAAATTCCAgtggattttttaaaaaaaaattatgaagtaATAAGTTTTATTAATGTTTGGGCAAAAAAAAAAGCATACAAATATACCAAAAGTAGAAACATCAACAAATATAGATGGTTTTCAATTCTAGTGGAAGGTTAAGTTGGTCAAGTTCATATTTCCTCAGTTGGCTCCTTTAGTTATTGTTTTCCCTTCTCTTGCCACCTTTAAAACTTGAATAGAAGTGCATTCCGGACATACAGCCACTCTAGATGACAGATTTCAGCTGCTTTATTCAATTCCTTGACAATACTCATAATCTACTTCAAATGCTGCAACCTCGCATACTATTTACTGCAATATGCTCTTGCTTTAAGGGTTTGTTACACCAAAGGTCAGCAGCTCAGCACCCAATACTGATCCTACTTAGAGGGGGACCTTCTTATTCACAGGATTACGAGAAGATTGGTATCTGCAATAACACCCTTGTACCCTTCTTTGGGATTTATTGCATGAGTTTGAAGTATCAGACAAACAAAAAGTCGTATCGCCCGGTCTTACTCCCAGGATCAGAAAATTATTGTCTGCCTCATGGTTCCTAACTTCTTGTGCAGTTGTGCTTAAGACTAATAGTTGATTACATTTCGCACTATCTCTCCAATTTTTAGGACTCTACAGTCTCCCTGGACTATTAACAGGAGTATTTCCCAGCTTAAAAACTTTATGAAAGATGCAAATCAACTGGAATCAGCAGAGAGGTCTTTTAGAGTGCTTAGTCATTGGCAGTAACACATGAGGCTCAAATTACCAGCATCAGCCAGTTCAGATGGTTTAGATTCATCATTTGGAATGTTTGCTCTCATTAGAGAAACTTGTTGCATAACACCTatgttaaaagttaaaactcTTCATTTGCCTAAAGCTACTCATGTCAAACGGGTGTTACATGAATATAGATTCCCAGTAAAGATCCTTACAGATAATTAAACCTGCTAGAAATCGAACATGCCTATATACATTCTCCTGTTTGACATGCACACCTGAGTCCTTGTAACATATCACAACATGCAGATTTCAATAGGAGAGCTCCGTGAATTGCACAAAAGATGATATCCCCGAGCATCTTGTTGGGACCTGTTCAGACTCCAACTAGCTGCAACCTTCAAGATTTAATTTGATATCTTAATCTTGTGTCCTGCACAGCCAGCAATTCTAAAGTGATTCAAAGTTTTCAAGATCATGTAATTAATATCTACTTTCTTTAACCTCTCTTGAAGCTTGCAGAGCTGTTTTCAGAGGATGGTATGTCCTTTCTAGCTAGTTGCCAAAATGTTGTCCCTCGACCCTGGGTTATAGATGATTTGGACATTTTCATTACAAAATGGAGCAAAAAAACATGGAAAAAGGTgactattttatcatatttcgTCGTCATTTAGACTTCAAGTATTATGATCTTTATTTTGACAAGTACCCAGTACATTTGATGTCTGTTCCTTCACTGACATTCTTACTCTTACACAGGCTGTAATCTTTGTTGATAATTCTGGTGCAGATattattttgggtattttgCCATTTGCTAGAGAATTACTTCGTCATGGAGCACAGGTTTGTTTTGGAGTCCCTGCTCCGTTTATGTACAGATTGGAAATGTTCGTGTTTAATGAAATGAATTCAATGTGTATGTCACCAATAGTTGGACTGTTCTTTGATTTTATTGCATTGAATGAAACACCATTATGTGTATTTTGATATGCTTGGTTTGTGGGTTTTTACGAGTGCACACAAATTCAATATGTAGTATACATCACTGTGAGAGGATTTTGACTGCCTCTTCTGAGAGTGTAACTTCATTCTCATTTGCTGCTCTTTTGGCTCTTTTTGCGACATCgagatattcatgaaaatggTTTATTTCCAGTAAAACATTACACTCGAGCTGGggttttgtatttcttttatgGCTTGATCATAGTTGCAGCACCTTTTGTGTAGTAAATATCGTCATTCTTGTCTTGTTTCTATTTCATCAATCCCCTGAAGTGAAGAAAGTGTAGGACCTCGAAACCCTAGTTTAATAGGTACAAAGCTCCAGCGAATAAGTTATACTTTTTGTATATGTCACCATGATGATAGTATGAAGTGCATCAAATTGGCGACCACATATTGATTAGCTGATATTTGTAATCTATTTTTAGCTCTTATTGGTAGTAAATGAAAGCATTTCTGTTAACAATTTGTTTTTCCTGTTTCCATTTCTCATTTAACTACTGCTTTCTCTGGCCAGGTTGTTTTGGCTGCTAATGACTTACCTTCTATCAATGATGTTACTTACCCTGAGTTAGTAGAGATTATTTCTAAGGTAATAAATGTCTTATGTTTCAACTTGTGGGGCTCTCAGCTTTAGTTTGGTATTAACATGTTTTGGTTATAACAGTTGAAAGATGAGCATGGGAAGCTCATAGGTGTTGACACATCCAATCTTTTAGTTGCCAATTCTGGTAATGATTTGCCGGTAAGTGGCAGTTATTTTTAGCTTCATTTGCATACTGCAGAGCTTCCTCCCACACCCTCCAAGGAGAGGATGGGAAACTTATTGTCTAGATTTAGATTCCCTCTCGGCTCACAATCAATCTCCTAATTTCATGCTGCTATTGCTTAGCCCATAATTATACATTTTGTCTTAGCTTATTGAGAATTCCTACTTTTAAGCAAGCGAGAAGAATTCAGGGCTAACTTATTTTGGTTTTCACCCAGCCTAAATTTAGTATGCACCTACCCTTGAGCTTACTCTCCAGCTTGGCTTGGCTGGGCTATTAGGCATGTGATGAGTTACATGAATGCCAGGTTGACAAGGCAATTTCGGGCTGGTCCAGCTGTCAGATTTATTTACTGAATGCATTTATGCATGTTGTTGCAGGTTATTGATCTTACAACGGTATCTCAGGAGCTGGCATACTTGGCAAGTGATGCTGACCTTGTCATTTTAGAAGGCATGGTAAGGCTTTTGCTATCACTTCTTTTGCAGTATAATCCCTTTGGAAATTGTCT
Proteins encoded in this window:
- the LOC129877677 gene encoding damage-control phosphatase At2g17340-like, with product MESSGELVPFPLLMTPIESNYRACTIPYRFPSDNPKKPTPTELSWIDLFMSSIPSFRMRAASDDTVPDAPLRAEKFAQRYAAILEDLKKDPESHGGPPDCILLCRLREQVLREVGFRDIFKKVKDEENAKAISLFKDVVCLNDAIEDEAKRVENLVRGIFAGNIFDLGSAKLAELFSEDGMSFLASCQNVVPRPWVIDDLDIFITKWSKKTWKKAVIFVDNSGADIILGILPFARELLRHGAQVVLAANDLPSINDVTYPELVEIISKLKDEHGKLIGVDTSNLLVANSGNDLPVIDLTTVSQELAYLASDADLVILEGMGRGIETNLYARFKCDSLKIGMVKHPEVAQFLGGRLYDCVFKFNEALS